From Arachis hypogaea cultivar Tifrunner chromosome 3, arahy.Tifrunner.gnm2.J5K5, whole genome shotgun sequence:
CCGAAGATACCAAACCTGGAATGCCAAAATCAAAAGTGAGGAGGATCGACGTAGAATGGAACGAATGAGCGCTGAAGTTGGATTGGGGCAGCGACAAGGTGGAGCTGGCGATAGTTTGGGTTAGTGACAGGAATGGTTCAGCTCCAACGACATCAACAGCTCTAGTAGCAACCAAGGTTCACCCAAACGGCGATGCAACAACGGTAACGGAACAATCCTCTATTCACGGCGGCTCCTCTCGCACATCCTGTTTCTCTCTtcgagctctctcttctctctcaacaATGACGATGGCGACTTGACATGGCGGCAGTTGAGGCTCAGCGTGGACAAATCTCTCCTTCCTCCTCCCTTCTCTTGTCATGGTCTCCCCTCctctctctttcccttttttttctttctttttcctttgagtATGTGTGTGTGCTCTAAGGAAGAGGGTATGTGCGGCGGTGAGAGGTGAGTGAGGGTGAGACTAGGgttagagaaagaagaaaaatatgtaGGGGTGGGTCGCACCGTttgctctatttatttattttttcttggcTATTACAGTGTCAAAACTAtccctaaaaattttcaatttattccTAACATTTTATATAAGTTGACGTCTAGGGATCATTTTGACACAAAtagaaaacgttagggacaaaattgAATGTAACTAAACGTTaggtgtatttttaaaaaaattgcaaatattaagaacaaaaaatacACTTTACCCTAAAAATTATTGTCTTATTATGTATGATTTCCCCCCATTgataaaattttctggatccgtcactgctTGTGAGTAGGGGTGGCAGAACGGGTTGAATCCGTCGAGCCAACCCGCCAAACTCGCTAAAAAAGACGGGCCGGGTTAGATTTTGGAacccgccaaattaaaaaaatttgccaaacccACACCGCCAAATTTGCGGGTTTTGACGAGGCGGGGCGGGCGGGTCCGCACAGGccatggatttttattttttatttttttattaaataaacaaGTGATTACtactataaaattaataattatataatcttcaaacactttttttttcattttttatttttgttcttgttttagttattaattttatttattttattttacaatttcgtatatatgcttaaattatgtgacttattttttaaaataaagatagttctattaataaatattgttttgaacaattttattgaagttaaaaattaaaaaaaagatattaaaaaaatttatatatataatttgactattttttatttgtatttaattttttaattattatattttgactaattttaatgaattttatttttctaaaaaaaatgtcAGTTGGGTTAGCTCGTCAGCTTACTAATATGTCATAAAACAGGACAAACTAACATTTTGAACCTAATTTTATTGACGGGACGGGCTGACTCACCCTGTTTATAGTATGGCCTAGGCAGGGTGGACAGGACGGACCGACCCGTCCCGTTTTGTCACCCCTACTTGTGAGTAACTACATCCAAGTTCGAAATTGGCTGAGACCAAGTAGTTAGTGGATAAGATTCCTTAAAGTATTGCGTGTTTGAGTGTGTAGTGTCAAGTGTGTATTAGTTTGTGATGTTATAATATCTAGAGTTAGAGGATGTCCAACCCAttttaacaaaaagaaaaaaagaaaaagcaaaacatcaaaagagaaagagaagagaaatagtAGTCCAACTTTGCCCTTTAATTTCTCCAGCCATAACAATAGAATTTAACTGCTGGTCCTATCGGCAATTTCATGAATGAATTCGTCTTTGGACCAATTAAACAttgattataataataattaattatatttatcgaTGATATTAAGGATACATATAGATTAGGGTCCCTCAAGGGTGGCTGTATAGACCACACTGTTAAACCACCTTAGTCCTTAGGCTTACGAAGCATTAGGTTGGTAGGTCTCTGAAATATAAGCTAAAACAATAATGACAATGTACATTTCTACCCCGTAAATAAAGGACGAACAAGAGTTGCAACATATGACGATGGGATGGGCCTACCAGTCCTGTGTCTCTATCGAGTACACATGCATCATGCCAACATGCATGTGCATGTTTATCGTTTGATTACTACTACTGATGCAAACTACAACGCCAAACATATTTTCTCTTATGCTGAAAAGAATTGATTGGAATTggtgtttcttcttttttatgcTGAGAACAATTGATGTCTCCTCTCCCATTTCTTGTTTATAGCCACTTTTTTAACAGAAACAAACTGGATCAGTTAAAATCCACGCCAAACAAAATGCCCCACAGTCCTGTTACTTGCTTAAACAATATACAAAATCCCATAAATGAACCAAATGGTGGAGTTCTCGGATCTCTCATACTTGTGTTGAAAGCAAGAAATAAGGGGGGAAAGAAAGCATCCATCATCCGCAATAAAGAAACAAGTTACGCTCTCGCAGCTAAACCACCATCCAAGTTATTCCTATACAACACTCTATACTCATTCTCACTCGATAGCCAACAAAAATTAATTCGCATGGGAagacatttaaatttttaagtatATTATTCATGATCATCTGCATTGCTTCCGAAGCTATTCGATGCTCCACCCTGAAAGAAACCAGTCTCATCATGGACCCCTTTGTCAACATCAGCAGCTGCTTTGCTTAGTATAGTCTCGCACGAAGTAGAAACTTTAGACGACCAGCCCCACCTTGCGGTAGCCAGTTAAACATGAGATCTTGTCCACTAAATTAAATTGATAGCACATGAACTCTTATGTCTTCCGTGTAACTGCAAAGATATGATTAAACAAGACTAAATATGAATGGAAAAGGTTTAGAACTAAACAAATTGCAACTGAAGCTCAGGTTGTGTTGCCCCTAAATACATAATGAAGATGGAACAgtctcataataaaaaaataacattcttCAAGTGCGTAGTGTCGTCAACTCAAGATAGAGCCAAATTATGACCAGCCTAAATGTAAATCGATGACTATATGCACACTGATAAAAGAAGAATGTTTCCAAGTACCCACATGAACTATAAATTCTATACTCTCAGGTTGTTTCTATTGAAATGATTAGATTATGTGCACAACAAACAACAAAAAGTGccaaaagaaaaaagggaaaaaaaaatacGATGGTGCTAACTTGTTCAAGGTAAATCAATCATGGATGAAGACATTGAGTCTATCACATTTCAAACAAGCAGCTTTACAGGTAAGCTACCAAGGTTGAAATGCTGGTCAACACAGAGGaattaaatagaaattgaaaTGATGAAGAGAAGGTTAAAAGGAGACACACCCAGTAAAATGCTGTCAATTCCACCCAGCTGGGACTGTCTGTCTTCAAGGATTATCAACTGTTGTAGCTGTAATTCGTAATTGTCTTGTCTGTTCTTGCTCTCCATTCCGTTTCCAGAAAGCTCTTCTCCACCAAACTTCAAATCCTCTTTGAATATTTGGGCAATCTTCTCCAGAATTCAAGAAGCGGTCAAACCAAGCAAGCAAAATATCCTGCTGCCAGGACAGTGGCAGAGTGAGAATTGTGTTACTAAGACCATCCTCGATTAGGTTCCTGTCAAGGCCTTTGGATGCCCTCCTCATCCAACCAAAGTCGTCATAAAAGGGCACCAGCCATGTTTTCAGAAGTAAACACCTAACATCTTTAGAAGCCAATAATTGCCCCTTCCCGATCCCAACAAACAACCTAGCGGTGACTCTGCTAACCTCAAACCTGTGAACTGATGGAACTTTAGAATGTGCTTCAGATAATTCTGACTGAGAAGCCCATGTCTTCAGGAAATCCTCAGCAATCTGTCTATCAATTAAAATATCCAAAAGCCAATGCAAATTATCAGCCTGTCTTGCGATTTGACCCACATCCTTCAGGTCTGAAGCTGCAGCCTTCAAAAAGTGGTGATGAAGTAATTGCATACAATCATCACATGCCAAGTACAATGACTCTTTCCGTAGGTCATTCTGGGACGAATTCTCACGAAGCATCTTTGACACCAGGCCTTTCATTTCACGCCTGGCCTTCTCATCTTTGCCTTCAAGAACCACACGAATAAGCTTCAGAAGAACTTCCTCGTTATCACCCCCCTCTTCATTGCCATTTGCCACTTCAGTCGAAACCCTCTTCAAAACATCCCCGGCTCCAACAGATTCAAGACGAAGCTCAGACAAGAGGGAGGCAACCTTCTCCTCTTCATCCTCTGCCCATGGTGCCGCTTCCAAATACTCCAAAGAAGACAAAACCCCAGCATCAAATCCAATTGCAGCCGAAACCTAAGATACCACAATAGCAAGCAACTCATGACTCACACAACCCACCTAGGAGCAGCCCCCATTGAAAAAAACAAAGCagcaaagaagaaaatgaaatggtTTGAAGTGCTTAACCTAAAAGTTCACATCACGTCATCAAATTCAATTTCATATTCTACCTAATCCTACAGTTGATGTTATACACAACAAAAAAACAAAGCATAAAAGAAGAAATCCCATTTTGAGAAAGGCATTACCTTCAAGATACCCAAAACCTTGGAGACATCCTCCTTCATGAGCCTCTTCCTGATATCATTGCAGTACATAAGGCTCAAGGTCTCAATGTAAACCTCAACGTCGTCGCAGTCAGCGATCTCGACCAAGTAGGGCGTAGTTGGCCTAGGGTTCTGCTTGGTCCACCTGTCAGAGAGCTTGACGGCGAAGAACCTGCTGTGGGCAACAAGAATTTGGCGATGAACGTTCATGGAGACACTAAAGCCATCCTTGGAGGTGAGAGTGAGCTTGATGTCACTGGAAACGGCGTCGTTGAACTGGTTGCCGGGGCTGCGAGACCCCAAGAGCTCCGAAATCCGCTGCATCATTAGGGTTTGCCTGTCGAGAACGGGAACATGGGCTTTAGGGGGTTGGATCTGAGACTGAGAGTGAGGCCTGTGGTGGCTCGCAGTGTCGGGCTCGCTGGCCATCATCTCGAAGAGTGTGGGGCTGGATCGGGTCTTGTCGGGCGGAGGGGACATTGGGTTCAGGAGGCCCGCCGTCAGTGCGGAGTTGAATTTCGTGAAGCTGGAAGGGAAGGGGTCCGAGTGCCCGTTGCTGCCCGTTGGGGATGCCTGGATGAAGTCCATGATTGGGGAGCACCGCCCCGGCGAGAACCGAATCCTGTAGTCGGAGGATGGACTGGGAGAGGGAGTGTCCTGGGCCTGGGCCTGGGCCTGGGCAGAGGTGGAGATGGTGGTTTCTCGGCACTTGCGACGTTTGGGTTTGATGGGTTGGTTTTGTAATTTGAGGAGagatgttgttgttgctgctgcacttgttgttgttgttgttgtcgctGCCATCTAATGCCTTTGAGGAGGATCTTGTCCTTTTGCTTAGGGCATTGGCATCAGAGCTGCTCAGACACACCACACAAGAGTGAGAGAATGAGACTCATAAATGGCGGTGGACACGAGGAGTGTCTCGTATGACTCAGATAAATCAATTCTAAAATTACCTACAACAAACAATTAACtgtattccttttatattttatatggttGATGACCGTAAAGTACACTCTCTAGAATACTATACATTGATGTAGTTTGTACGTACATGAAATGCAATCCGATTGATTTTGGGGCTGGGGGATGAATGGATTGGGTTACAGATAAACTCACATGCCCAACTAACAAATAACAACCATATGTATTCAATAAAGACTCTCATTAATTAATGGATAAACGCCTGGGTATCACTTTTAATCTTCGGATGCTGCCTTTACAAATTACAGCAACGGAACTAGTAGATAGATCCCAATGCTTATACTACATGATTATTAGCACCTTTACTCGATGGACTGTACTAAGTAAACGTGAGTATTAGTAATCATGATGTGATGTCCAGTGTTTAATAAGTAATAAcacctaataattttttttattattcctgCGGTCAGCTTTTCTTCCCGTAAAAGAAAATACAGCAAGTTAAAAAAGCTTTGTCTTTCATCATCACATCACCATCATTCTAATTCCGCAtataatttctcttcttttcAAGCCACCTTCAACATACCTGTTATGGTCCTTCCTTCACATAATAACAAGTTAACAACTCACGAAATAATTAATCCGAGATAATATGTGTCCAATATTATGATTGAGATTGGATTTGTGTGATGCACCGCAAAAATGGGAATGTGTATAATGTCATGAATATCAATTGGTACTGCTTACCACTTTAATCTTGCTGTCGATGGTGTCTATCCAAATTGGAGATGTAACAAACACCATGACCATTTATGTATGACTAATTAATGATATCACGGCTTGAAATGTCGCTATCCCACTCTTGCTTTATTTACCATCTCTTTAAGGCAAAAATGCTTTGCTTTGCTTATGATGTGTGTGTCCATGCATGATGCCATCCATGTGTGAGAATGTCCTATTCTTTATCTCATTGGGGAAGCAAACTAACAAGTAACAAATTCAAAATCCAACTTTACTAGAAGAAGGCTTTCTTCTTCTATGGACCACAGCATATGTGGGTGTGGGTCCCTAAGCACAGAACACATACATAAGACAGCTACTCTTTCATCTCCATTTTAAAAACTCTCGtcacaataatataaaaatgggCCCTTACCCACAATGGTAATCACATCAGCCCAATAATTGTATTTTTTGTCCGCATTTTTACATATGGGCAGACCAGAAACAGAGCGCGGTATAATCTGAGGGGAAAAGAAAAACTGAGCTAAAAATATCCATGcttttgttcttttatatattttttttatttgataaaaatatacgtactgctattgtatttttcatgaattagaattttaatttacCCCTTTTCTTGCCTGTTGACAATCACCAAAAGTATATatgaaactaaattaaataaatatcatGTCACAATAATGAAAAATACTAGCAGATACACGATAAAACATGCATCGCAGCTATTTTATTTACCACAAATTACATTTAAAACTGGTAGCTACGAAAAAGAattaacttttgaaaaagaatctTAGGGGCTTAcatgttaaaaattaaattctactattttttttcttttgtcataTAACAGTTACACACATTCTATTAATGGTTCATCTACGATTTTTAGTGAGATTTGAACCACGATACAGCATTTTAAGAGGCATGATTATGGATCACTAAGTTAAGCCTCAGCTGTAAATTCTACTATTTTAGTTTCTTTAAAATTTTGCATTTTTGTTTGGGTTGTCGGCCTTAAGTTTTTTTCTTCCAAGTAAGGCCCATCTACCGAACTCATCACTTTTAtggattattattttaaatagttGTTAATCGCGACAAAAAAAAAGGGTTGTAGTTGATGGCTATCACTGTAAGTAGAAATTAATTCACTTGCAGTTAttatttagtttgaaaaaaatcgatttatttatacaaatagtttaattaaaaaaattaatttaaattagaccaaacaattatttttattttttttttc
This genomic window contains:
- the LOC112790865 gene encoding BTB/POZ domain-containing protein At1g63850 translates to MAATTTTTTSAAATTTSLLKLQNQPIKPKRRKCRETTISTSAQAQAQAQDTPSPSPSSDYRIRFSPGRCSPIMDFIQASPTGSNGHSDPFPSSFTKFNSALTAGLLNPMSPPPDKTRSSPTLFEMMASEPDTASHHRPHSQSQIQPPKAHVPVLDRQTLMMQRISELLGSRSPGNQFNDAVSSDIKLTLTSKDGFSVSMNVHRQILVAHSRFFAVKLSDRWTKQNPRPTTPYLVEIADCDDVEVYIETLSLMYCNDIRKRLMKEDVSKVLGILKVSAAIGFDAGVLSSLEYLEAAPWAEDEEEKVASLLSELRLESVGAGDVLKRVSTEVANGNEEGGDNEEVLLKLIRVVLEGKDEKARREMKGLVSKMLRENSSQNDLRKESLYLACDDCMQLLHHHFLKAAASDLKDVGQIARQADNLHWLLDILIDRQIAEDFLKTWASQSELSEAHSKVPSVHRFEVSRVTARLFVGIGKGQLLASKDVRCLLLKTWLVPFYDDFGWMRRASKGLDRNLIEDGLSNTILTLPLSWQQDILLAWFDRFLNSGEDCPNIQRGFEVWWRRAFWKRNGEQEQTRQLRITATTVDNP